The following are from one region of the Arachis duranensis cultivar V14167 chromosome 10, aradu.V14167.gnm2.J7QH, whole genome shotgun sequence genome:
- the LOC107470777 gene encoding 4-hydroxybenzoate polyprenyltransferase, mitochondrial: MASTLISRASRRFLKYSFPSSGLAIQYPSPSVFNPLISTEPSISINRNFYPSLGPFGQYHHQDSEFESFKTVRSLSNFQFVQHISTSPSSLKEGSEGNKNQSGNVGKANISWIDLYLPKQVQPYAQLARLDKPIGTWLLLWPCMWSITLAATPGQLPDFKMLALFGCGALLLRGAGCTINDLLDRDIDTKVERTKSRPVASGLLTPFQGLCFLGFQLTLGLGILLQLNNYSRVLGASSLLLVFSYPLMKRFTFWPQAYLGLTFNWGALLGWTAIRGSLDPTIVLPLYASGVFWTLVYDTIYAHQDKEDDLKVGVKSTALRFGDFTKEWITGFGIACLGGLALSGYNAEIGWPYYAFLAAASGQLGWQIWIVDLSSRADCNSKFNSNKWFGAIIFGGILAGKLVS, encoded by the exons atggCATCAACTTTGATCTCTCGTGCTTCACGTAGGTTTCTCAAATATTCTTTCCCTTCTTCAGGCCTCGCAATACAATATCCTTCCCCTTCCGTCTTCAATCCTTTAATCTCCACTGAACCATCTATAAGCATAAACCGCAACTTCTATCCTTCGCTCGGTCCATTTGGGCAATACCACCATCAGGATTCtgaatttgaatcttttaaaaCTGTTCGATCTCTCTCAAATTTTCAGTTTGTTCAGCATATCTCTACATCACCTTCAAGTTTAAAAGAGGGATCTGAGGGAAATAAGAATCAAAGTGGTAATGTGGGTAAAGCAAATATCTCTTGGATTGATTTATACTTGCCTAAGCAGGTTCAGCCCTATGCACAGCTTGCTCGCCTAGATAAGCCCATTGGGACATGGTTGCTTCTATGGCCTTGTATGTG GTCTATTACGTTGGCTGCAACTCCAGGACAGCTGCCTGATTTTAAAATGTTGGCATTGTTTGGATGTGGGGCTTTGCTTTTGAGGGGTGCTGGGTGTACTATTAATGACCTCCTTGATCGCGACATTGATACAAAA GTAGAACGTACAAAGTCAAGACCTGTGGCAAGTGGTCTTTTAACGCCATTTCAGGGACTTTGTTTTCTTGGTTTTCAGTTAACTTTGGGTCTTGGGATTCTTCTGCAATTGAATAATTATAG CCGTGTTCTGGGTGCCTCATCCTTGTTGCTTGTCTTCTCTTATCCCCTTATGAAGAGGTTTACATTTTGG CCTCAAGCCTATCTCGGGTTGACCTTTAATTGGGGCGCTTTGTTAGGATGGACAGCAATTAGAGGAAGTCTAGATCCAACAATAGTGCTGCCACTTTATGCCTCTGGAGTTTTTTGGACACTTGTTTATGACACAATCTATGCTCACCAG GATAAAGAAGATGACTTAAAAGTGGGAGTTAAGTCAACGGCTTTGCGCTTTGGTGATTTTACAAAGGAGTGGATTACTGGGTTTGGGATTGCATGCCTTGGTGGTCTTGCTCTCAGTGGCTATAATGCTGAAATAG GATGGCCATATTATGCATTTCTGGCAGCTGCGTCTGGACAACTAGGCTGGCAAATATGGATAGTTGACCTCTCATCACGTGCTGATTGCAATAGCAA ATTTAATTCAAACAAGTGGTTTGGAGCTATCATATTTGGTGGAATCCTAGCTGGAAAACTTGTATCATAG